From Pseudomonas sp. stari2:
TGCGAAAGGCCCCGGGGTTTACGCCTCGGGGCCTTTTTTGTTCTGATCATTCCCACACACTATGTGGGAATGATCAGATTCGGGTATCAGGTGAACTCGAACGTGTCCGCATCCAGATTCGCCGGGAATCGCTCGCGGTAAGCCGCCAGCGGTGCCGCTTCCAGTACGGCCTTGAACACCCCGTCCGCCTCGCCCGCCGCCAGCAAGGTCTCGCCCTGGAAGTCCAGCACCTGACTGTCGCCGGTGTAGGCAAACCCCTTGCCGTCAGTGCCGACACGATTCACGGCTGCCACATAGCACAGGTTTTCAATCGCCCGCGCCGGCAGCAAACGGTTCCAGTGCAGACGCCGCGCGCCCGGCCAGTTGGCGGTGTACAGCAGCAGGTCGGTATCTTGTGCATCACGGCTCCACACAGGGAAACGCAAGTCATAGCAAATCAGCGGCCGGATGCGCCAGCCCTTGAGTTCGAACTGCACCTGACGTTCGCCGGGCGTGTAGTGATTGTGCTCGCCGGCCATGCGGAACAGATGGCGCTTGTCGTAATGCCACACTTCGCCGTCGGGGCGCGCCCATAGCAGGCGATTGCGATGGCTGCCGTCGGCGGCCTGGATGATCACGCTGCCGGTGATCACCGCATTGAGCTTCGCCGCCTGTGCCTTCATCCATTTGCTGGTCGGGCCGTTTTCGGCTTCGGCCAGGGTTTCGGACTCCATGGAGAATCCGGTGGTGAACATTTCCGGCAGGATGATCAGATCCGCACCGCGCGCCTGCTCCAGCAGCGCGTCGAAATGCTCGAGATTGGCCTGACGATCATGCCAGGCCAGGCTGGTCTGGATCAGCGCCAGGTTGAGATCGGGTAATGCACTCAGATCACGCATAGTTTTGCCGCCGCTTCCCGCAGCGTCTCCTCGCGTTTGGCGAAGCACAGGCGCACCAGGCGCTGGCCTTCAGGTGGACTCTGGTAGAACACCGACACTGGAATACTCGCTACACCATGTTCGCGAGTCATCCACATCGCCATCTCGACGTCGTTCAGGTCGGGAC
This genomic window contains:
- a CDS encoding amidohydrolase, whose product is MRDLSALPDLNLALIQTSLAWHDRQANLEHFDALLEQARGADLIILPEMFTTGFSMESETLAEAENGPTSKWMKAQAAKLNAVITGSVIIQAADGSHRNRLLWARPDGEVWHYDKRHLFRMAGEHNHYTPGERQVQFELKGWRIRPLICYDLRFPVWSRDAQDTDLLLYTANWPGARRLHWNRLLPARAIENLCYVAAVNRVGTDGKGFAYTGDSQVLDFQGETLLAAGEADGVFKAVLEAAPLAAYRERFPANLDADTFEFT